A window of the Mesorhizobium opportunistum WSM2075 genome harbors these coding sequences:
- a CDS encoding ribokinase → MRVHVVGNVCVDTTFRLDRFPRPGETLNASEHADGLGGKGANQAVAAARTGADVRFWTAIGNDAAGAWIREQLRRDLDTSHLTMLPKESDRSTIIVDARGENLIVTGASCATAFDPLAESGFAASIERGDIVVMQGNLHPDATTACLRTAHEAGAVTIFNPSPLATGATPHLSDISLAIANAGEAAQLTGKGDPDAAARELIRRGAGTAIVTLGALGCLVADGEGRIERIMAPKVAVTDTSGAGDVFCGCLAGCLAAGMDLAAAARIAVRAAAISVGRAGTLGSCPDRQEMKTLMETTEAETA, encoded by the coding sequence ATGCGCGTCCATGTCGTCGGCAATGTCTGCGTCGATACGACGTTTCGACTGGACCGGTTCCCGCGGCCGGGCGAGACGCTGAACGCATCGGAACACGCCGACGGACTTGGCGGCAAGGGCGCGAACCAGGCGGTAGCCGCCGCGCGCACCGGAGCCGACGTCCGGTTCTGGACGGCGATCGGCAATGATGCCGCCGGGGCTTGGATAAGGGAACAATTGCGCCGCGACCTCGACACCAGCCATCTGACGATGCTGCCCAAGGAGAGCGACCGTTCGACGATCATAGTCGATGCGCGGGGCGAGAACCTCATCGTCACCGGTGCCAGTTGCGCCACTGCCTTCGATCCCCTGGCAGAGAGTGGATTCGCGGCCTCGATCGAACGCGGCGACATCGTCGTGATGCAGGGCAATCTCCATCCGGATGCAACGACAGCCTGCCTGCGGACGGCGCATGAAGCGGGCGCCGTGACCATCTTCAATCCAAGCCCGCTTGCAACTGGTGCGACGCCGCATTTGAGCGATATCAGCCTCGCCATCGCCAATGCGGGCGAAGCGGCGCAACTGACCGGAAAAGGCGATCCTGACGCGGCAGCCCGCGAGCTGATCCGTCGAGGCGCAGGCACCGCTATCGTGACGCTTGGCGCGCTTGGCTGCCTCGTCGCCGATGGTGAAGGACGGATCGAGCGGATCATGGCGCCCAAGGTGGCTGTGACGGACACCAGCGGCGCGGGTGACGTGTTTTGCGGTTGCCTCGCCGGCTGCCTTGCCGCCGGCATGGATCTCGCTGCAGCGGCCAGGATTGCGGTTCGCGCTGCGGCCATCTCGGTCGGACGCGCCGGAACGCTCGGCTCCTGCCCCGACAGGCAGGAGATGAAAACGCTCATGGAAACGACGGAAGCGGAAACCGCATGA